The Nomascus leucogenys isolate Asia chromosome 4, Asia_NLE_v1, whole genome shotgun sequence genome includes the window CTGGGGGCGCCAAGGTGGGGCTTCCTGACTGCACCCCATGAGATCCTGGCCCTTGGGAACCTACTCTTGCTTTCTCTTCACCAGGAAAAAAAGGCTAGAAGCACTGACCCCAGAGGAACAGGAGATTTTGCAGCTCCTGCTAGATACCTTGACTACACTTAAAGGTAGCAAGGGCCTCACCATCAGTGCTGAGGCCCTGGGAAGCTAAGACGCACCAGATGAGGCCTATGGCACTGCTGGGTGGACTAGGCACTTGTCTTTAGGAGTACCTGGACCCCTCTATATAAGCAGGGAAAATACAGAGCAACCAGAGGATCCTGGTTGGAAAAAGGGCAGGAAAAAGGGCTAGTACCCAGTCCCTAAATGAAGCATCCCGCCACCCTCCTGTGATTGCCAATAGGCTTCCACCTGACCCCAACTACCAAATAAGGCATCACTGCAAGGGTCAGGGTCCAAGAGTTGTGGCAATATTTCTGCCTCCTGGCTCAGGCTCTGACCCTAGTGCAAATGCCCCCACTACCTCATCCATGAAACCAGGACTCCCAGGATGGCTCCCAACCTGGACTTGCAAACCTCTGACTAATGGGACCTTCAGTCAGAGCTGTGGAGACCACTCTGACCTCTCATTGAAGTCACAGACCCCTAGGGTTGATTTTGACCTATGTCCTATAACCACCACCCCGTACTAGCCCAAGAGCATAGGTAAAAAGACTGAGGTCCCAGACTCCTAGGCAAAAGGAAAGGGGTTTTGGGCAGTGTTACGACTGGAAGCAGGACTTCCTTCCAttgaggggctgaggctgggccAGTGACTATACCTGCCCCCACCTGCCTGAGCAAGTATACTCAGGCCCACAGTGGTATACTGGAGCTTCCAGTCTCGATGTGTGCTTGGGCTTGCGTGCACCACTTGTGATCATGTGCACACCAGCCTTTCATGCCATGTGCCATGGGCCCTATTctcaggaagagaggaaggccTGCTGTCCTCGGAGGAGATACCCTTACTGCAAAACAAAGGAGATCACCTGAGACTCCCTGTCGGGAGGCACTCCTCTTTCACCCTCTGGTCAGGTGTCTGGGACTGAAGTGGGCATTGTCAGTGGCTAAAGGAAGATCAGAGGGCCTGAACCTTGCCAGGAGCCCCTCCCAGATGTCAATGCACCACTAGCTCCCCTCAGAAAAGGTGTCAGATGACCCCTAATCCAGTCTTAGCCGGGCTCTTGTGAGTCCTCGCCTGGGGCCGCGTCAGAGGGCACCACTGTTCTTCAGACTTCTGCACAGGGCCGAACGGGTTTGGAGCAGTCACCGTGGCCACCACCTCCAGGCAGTCCTCCTTGGTACCCAATCTCCTCCGCCCCCAGACTTTGTGGGGAAATGGGGTCTCAGGGGTCAAGGGTCAGTAGGGAGGGCTGGGTCCCGGAAGCGGAAGCGCAGTGCACTTCCGGCGCGCAGCGGGCGGCCATGTTGGAGCAGCGGAGGCGGCGCAGAGGCGCGTCTTGGGTCCCCGCGGCGGCGCCGGTAGGTTGGAGCCGCGGGCCTAGCCGCGCCGCGGAGGGGCGGCCCGCGAGGCGGCAGGGCGGACGGGCAAGCGGCCAACTCTTCCCGGACCCGCGTCCTCCGCCGGCCTGGCCgagacccccaccccacccccaccccgcgcCCAGCGAACCCACCCTGGGGCTGTGCGGTCCCGATCGGGCTAGCACCGTTCACCCTGTACATTTCGCTGCCTCAGTGACCCCCGCCTCACGGCTTGGGCTCTAAGGACGCGCACTCCCAGCCTGAGGGCCCCGATCTGCCCCCTCCCCCGGTCTGCCTGTATGGCGCCTCTCTCACCGCTATCTTCCGTCAACTCCTGCCTCCCCCGGGGGTACGTGTGAAGGGAAGTCGGAGGCCGGGCAGCAGCCTCTGTTTCCGAAGCTTCTCAAAAGCCCAGAAAACCCCTCCCAAGAGCCCAGCCTAATCTGGGTGGAAGAGCGCCCAGGTCACCCCAGATATTTGCGCTGGGGCGCGTGAGGGTGGGAAATAGGTCCCTCTCTCTTCTACAGTTCACAGCTCTGGGAACTACATCCCCTCaaaaaacattaataaagaaCTAAAGTCATGTGCAAGGATTGTGCTTGGAGAACGGTCTCTGGGGAGGGAAAGTGCCCAAGACACCTGAGGATCCAAGAATGTTTCCAAACAAAGAGCCCCAGGGCATTTCCTCTAGGGTATTCTGAAGACTTCATCTGCTGCATTAGAGCGGTGGGAAGAAACTACACCGACAGGCCTCATGGCCCGAGGGACCTGCCTGATCCTGGCTGATCTTTTAATGCTCTGGTGCAGCTGGGGAGCTGCCTCCTGCTTCTGGGAGCCCTCAGTGTTGGGTTGGGTATTAGATGTTAGTTATGATTGATGGCCACAGCTTCTTTAAAGAAGTCTGGGACTAGTTGGGTGTTCTCAGTCACCTCCATCTGGGCTGTACTGAGGTCTGTGGCCCTCCAAGTCTTAGGTAGGACCGTTCATACCGCTTATGTCCCCTTGACTCACCATCCTACTTGCAGCCTTTGGCTCCCATTGTCCTTAAACATTGAGTTCTTGGTATGGCTTCCTGGTCCCTGGTCTGCCTGGTTGCCTAGAGAGATGTCATTGGCACCTGCTACTCATCAGCTTTTTAGTTTCTGTTGAAGAAAAGTCCGACTCTTGATTAGGTCTCCATGCCTCTGGAGCTAGAAAATGGGTTGCTGAGTACCGTGTCTAGAGACTGAAAGCAAAACTTCTGGTGGGCAGGGAgattcccccaccccactccagctCCACACATGAACAGCAGCAGCTGGAGAAACAGATGGGCATGGACAGTGGGTGTAAGTCTGGGCCCTTTGGCCAACATTCAGGGTTCTTTGTTGCTCTATCCTCGCCTGTTTTTTCACCTAGATCCCAGATCCCACACCAAGTATGCCTTAACCCTTTCTCACTTTAGAGCCATTGCATTAGCTATTCCCCTTTTTGCTCCATTTCAATCTAATCCTTTTTCATTCATCACTCATATGCTAGCTAGCTGTTGCCTCTCCCAGGAATTCTTTCCTGACCCATTGGCAAACTGAGCTGAGTGCCAGCATTCACTCCCAAGaatcttaatggtgtctttttcTGGTCTTCTAGCCTGGTTTCCTTGAGGACAGGGATATTGCCTGTATTCCCAGAGCTGAGTAATTCTAGGTTTCTGGCCTCAGAAAATACAGAGTTGAATTAAAATGTACCAggctcaaatctttttttttttttttttttttttttttttttttttgagacggagtctcgctctgtcgcccaggctggagtgcagtggcgcgatctcggctcattgcaagctccgcctcccgggttcacgccattctcctgcctcagcctctccgagtagctgggactacaggcgcccgccaccacgcccggctaatttttttttatatttttagtagagacggggtttcacctggtcttgatctcctgacctagtgatccacccgcctcggcctcccaaagtgctgggattacaagcgtgagccaccgcgcccggcctgggctcAAATCTTTTCAGGGACCAGGCAGCAGGTTGTATGGCTCTTAGGTATTTCTGAGCATGTATCTTGAAGAAGCTCCCTGACCCTTACCCTCTCCTCCCGCCCCAGCATGGTAGAGGATCAGGAGACCAGGGTTTTACACCAGGAAGTGTCTCACTCTGGCCAGATTCCTCAGTGTCATGGAGATTGGGGCACTGATTGACCTGTCTATGTGTTCTGGCCCCTTGTCTTAGTGCCATTCTTATTGACTCTTTTCCTCTTGTCTTGGAGGTGCCAAGCGCTGGTTTGCGGATACCCAGGCAGATCTGCAGTGCCTAATGCCATGAGTGTGGTGGTTCAGCATGTGGAGGAAAAAGCTGTGCACTCCTGGTCGCGCATCTCCACGGCAGGGAAGAAGGCCCTGGAAGAGGCGCTGCTTGTCTTTAACCCAATGAGCCAGGATCTCAGTGCCACAGAGGCCCAGCTTGTGGCCTTCCTGCAGGGCCTGCGAGATGATGGCTTCCAACCTACCATCCTGCGCAGTGGTGATGTCTATGGCTATAGTTCATGCACAGCTAATCCCCCGAGCCAGACGAAACTGCAAGCTCGTGCCCCTAACCCAACTGCCACATCACCTCCAGCCAGTGCTCCCCGAACTGCCATGCGGTTGCCTGCAGGTCGGGCCACACTGCTTCCCGTGCCGCTATCTGGCAGACTGGCCAAAGCATCCACACCAGCTCTTGCCAAGCATGCTACCACCAACCTGCTGCTGAGCTCTCTGAAGCAATCAAGTGCCAGCCATGCCCAGGGTGCAGCAGTGGGCTTCCCCACCCACCTTTATCCAGGTGTCTACCCTGCCATGCGGCTCTCTGTTGTCCTTGAGGCCCTGGTTCCACTTAAGACTCCCATGCCCTGCTTGGGTGCCAAGCACAAGGCACAGTCACTGCAGCTCTCACTTGCAGACTCTCCTCTGAAACTGCGGAAAAGTTCAGGGAAGGGTCCAGGGAACCCCCGGCCCAAAGCTCCCAGAAAAACCACAAGCAAGGGCCCCAAGTGTCTGACTcgcaaaggccctggggctggaCCCCGACGAGGCTCTGGGCACCAGAGCAAAACCAACAGAGCCACTGGGTCCCCCAGTGTCCGGCGAATGAAAGGGGGTTCTGCCCTGGGCACCAAAACAGCCCAGACCAAGGTAGCTCGAACACTGGCCAAAGCTGCTCATGCCCAAGCCAAGGTGGCTCGAACACAGGCCAAGGCTGCTAAGGCCCGGGCCAAGGCCAAAGCCAAAGCCAAATCCAAGGCAGCACGGGTCAAGGCCAAGGCCAAAGTCATGGCAGCACGGGCCAAGGCTAAAGCCAAGGTAGTACGGGCCAAGGCCAAGGTGGCTCGGACCCAGCCCAGGGGCAGAGGCAGGCCAAAGGGGTCTGCTAAGGCCAGAACTACAAGGAAGGGCCAGAAAAACCGCCCTGAGACTGTTGGGCAGAAGAGGAAAAGGGCTGAGGAGGCAAAAGATGTTCCTCCCAAGAAGAGAACACGGCTTGGGCCCCGATCTCCTAAGGCATGGCTAGGGCCTGGAACAGCAAAGCTGCTGAAGTTCCGTGCCATAAAGGTAGATAGGCGGTCCTCGGATGATGAGGTGCGGCAGCAGGCTCAGCGGATCCTCCGCGTGAACCTGTCACCTGTAATACGGCTCCAGCCATTGCTGCCATATTCAGCAGTCTGATTCCTTCACACGGCAATGTTTGGGGAAACTAAGCCCAGCTGTCTGTGTGGCCAGTGGCACAGTGTGCTATGCCCGTGGACTCCACAATCTTGAGGACTCCGGGTACCTCTCTAGGGCCCTGGTGACCACCAGCCTCCTTTCAGAAACTAGAGGGGGTGGGGTACGGTGGGGTGGGTGGGCGGGAGGGGTGTTTTCATGGCGCGATGCACTGTGACTTGTTATTCAAGTTGTATGTCTACTGTTCCATCTATCACGTTTTATACCTTTCCACCTTCCGGTCTCCCTGCCCACCTTCCAtggtcttttgtgtgtgtgtggctgctgGCAGGCCAGCTTGAAGATACAGGGAAAGTGGTCCCAGAAATAGGTCTGCCTATTTCTGGGGGTTGTGGGAGGAGGCAGCTCCTGGGCCCCTTTGGAGAGATGAGGGGAAATTGGCTTCTGTGGTTGTCTGAGAGGCATCCCCTGAATGCAGGAGCAGAGCCACTATGAAGTAAGACACTTCCCTTTGAGGCTGCTCTGGTTTGTGATCCAGACAGGCCCCATTCAGGACAGTAGGCCCCATGCAGGACAGTAGGTTCCATGGGGAACCTTGCAGCTAGTGGGTTTTTAGGTCCTGGAATGGAGCCTTTGTGGTGCTTCTCCCTTCGGACCAGACAGACAGCCTGGCTAAAATCTTGGGGCTTAGCCTGGG containing:
- the CCDC71 gene encoding coiled-coil domain-containing protein 71 — protein: MSVVVQHVEEKAVHSWSRISTAGKKALEEALLVFNPMSQDLSATEAQLVAFLQGLRDDGFQPTILRSGDVYGYSSCTANPPSQTKLQARAPNPTATSPPASAPRTAMRLPAGRATLLPVPLSGRLAKASTPALAKHATTNLLLSSLKQSSASHAQGAAVGFPTHLYPGVYPAMRLSVVLEALVPLKTPMPCLGAKHKAQSLQLSLADSPLKLRKSSGKGPGNPRPKAPRKTTSKGPKCLTRKGPGAGPRRGSGHQSKTNRATGSPSVRRMKGGSALGTKTAQTKVARTLAKAAHAQAKVARTQAKAAKARAKAKAKAKSKAARVKAKAKVMAARAKAKAKVVRAKAKVARTQPRGRGRPKGSAKARTTRKGQKNRPETVGQKRKRAEEAKDVPPKKRTRLGPRSPKAWLGPGTAKLLKFRAIKVDRRSSDDEVRQQAQRILRVNLSPVIRLQPLLPYSAV